One segment of Brassica napus cultivar Da-Ae chromosome C3, Da-Ae, whole genome shotgun sequence DNA contains the following:
- the LOC111197929 gene encoding bZIP transcription factor 29, producing the protein MGDTDTDMIHRLHSPFGKQPQQLQLNPKPPTSPYSQIQNLNPVGATTSHSRSMSQPSSFFSFDSLPPLSPSPFNNNNNNNPSSSLLPPSPFTRCNSDSSRVVLPPRKSHRRSNSDISGGESADWSTKTTPPFVKKESGEREDMDDLFSAYMNLENIDALNSPEADRASGTKTNGSDDTEGESSSVNYESGGDRNNSLKRRAGAGGGDIAPTSRHYRSVSVDSCFMEKMSFGEDSLKPPSTNSVDGGSAFSIEFKNGEFNAAEMKKIMANDKLAEMAVSDPKRVKRILANRQSAARSKERKMRYIVELEHKVQTLQTEATTLSAQFTLLQRDMMGLTNHNNELKFRLQAMEQQAQLRDALSEALNGEVQRLKLAIGETSHNESDRSKMQSLNAEMFQQLNISQLTQQRQSQQNQNGTLSAKPESNEL; encoded by the exons ATGGGTGATACAGACACTGATATGATCCACAGACTCCATTCTCCATTCGGCAAACAGCCTCAGCAGCTCCAATTAAACCCTAAGCCTCCGACTTCTCCCTACTCTCAGATCCAGAATCTCAACCCGGTGGGAGCTACTACTAGTCACTCACGGTCAATGTCACAGCCTTCGTCTTTCTTCTCCTTCGATTCCTTGCCTCCCCTAAGCCCTTCTCCctttaacaacaacaacaacaacaacccttCTTCTTCGTTGTTGCCTCCTTCCCCGTTCACGAGGTGTAACTCAGACTCTTCTAGAGTCGTTCTGCCTCCCAGAAAGTCTCATAGACGCTCCAACAGTGATATTTCCGGCGGGGAATCTGCTGATTGGTCAACAAAGACCACTCCTCCTTTCGTCAAGAAGGAGTcgggagagagagaagacatGGATGACCTCTTCTCGGCGTATATGAATCTTGAAAACATCGATGCCTTGAACTCCCCTGAAGCTGATAGAGCAAGCGGGACCAAGACTAACGGTAGTGACGACACAGAGGGAGAAAGCAGTAGTGTTAATTACGAGAGTGGCGGCGATCGTAACAATAGCTTGAAGAGAAGAGCTGGAGCTGGAGGAGGAGACATTGCTCCTACGTCTAGACATTACAGGAGTGTTTCGGTTGACAGTTGTTTCATGGAGAAAATGTCTTTTGGTGAAGACTCACTAAAGCCTCCTTCTACCAACTCGGTTGATGGTGGTTCTGCTTTTAGCATTGAGTTTAAGAACGGTGAGTTTAATGCGGcggagatgaagaagattatGGCTAATGATAAATTAGCAGAGATGGCAGTGTCTGACCCTAAGCGTGTCAAAAG aatattGGCGAACCGTCAGTCTGCAGCGAGGTCAAAGGAGAGGAAGATGCGGTACATAGTCGAATTGGAACACAAAGTGCAAACTCTTCAGACCGAGGCTACTACATTGTCTGCTCAGTTCACGCTTTTGCAG AGAGATATGATGGGGTTGACAAACCATAACAATGAGCTCAAGTTTCGTCTTCAAGCAATGGAGCAGCAAGCTCAGCTTCGCGATG CTCTGAGTGAAGCACTGAATGGGGAAGTCCAGAGACTGAAACTGGCAATTGGTGAGACCAGCCACAACGAATCTGATAGATCAAAGATGCAATCACTCAACGCTGAGATGTTCCAGCAACTCAACATCAGCCAGTTAACACAGCAGAGACAGTCTCAGCAGAACCAGAATGGAACCTTGTCAGCAAAACCTGAATCAAATGAATTATAG
- the LOC111204697 gene encoding uncharacterized protein LOC111204697 — MVQKPNTGAPSPSQLQQHPPKQWLKRSKTFFDVPNPKIVTIFLISIFATFFSGIAFVFEWIFHGKNHAGFQWMIYYGLSLIFLPILIFLGLGIVIAVTTRHESKQVASSVVEEEQQHVDHPAGKGGNEENYYDKNCQSLAVVVDEYDKKSAGKTLEHKTLKLKRAVSFPLRSQARSCRTR; from the coding sequence atggtCCAAAAGCCAAACACTGGTGCGCCTAGCCCATCACAGCTGCAGCAGCATCCACCAAAGCAGTGGCTCAAGCGCAGCAAAACATTCTTCGACGTTCCTAATCCGAAAATCGTAACAATCTTTCTCATAAGTATCTTTGCCACGTTTTTCTCAGGCATTGCTTTTGTCTTTGAATGGATATTTCATGGCAAGAACCATGCCGGATTCCAATGGATGATCTACTACGGCTTGTCCTTAATCTTTCTTCCTATTCTCATTTTTCTCGGTCTTGGTATCGTCATTGCTGTTACGACCAGGCACGAGTCAAAGCAGGTTGCAAGCTCGGTCgtggaagaagaacaacaacatGTCGACCATCCTGCCGGTAAAGGTGGCAATGAAGAAAATTATTATGATAAAAACTGTCAGAGTTTGGCTGTTGTGGTTGATGAATATGATAAAAAGAGCGCCGGCAAAACATTGGAgcataaaactttaaaactgaaACGCGCCGTTTCGTTCCCATTGCGTAGCCAAGCAAGATCATGCCGGACTAGGTGA
- the LOC106357697 gene encoding protein BASIC PENTACYSTEINE5-like isoform X3 translates to MESGGQYDNGRCKPDYFKGTPPSVWNMMPQHQIKEQHNALVMNKKIMSILAERDAALKERNEALAAKKEALAARDEALEQRDKALSERDNAIMERETALNALHYPEKNNLNYILSCAKRGETERSHLPNPSHISTKPTKRKIETKQGNKLGEDLNRLAASPGKKCRKDWDVNEVGLNLVAFDETTMPVPMCTCTGTARQCYKWGSGGWQSSCCTTTLSQHPLPQMPNKRHSRMGGRKMSGNVFSRLLSRLAGQGQDLSSPVDLKDYWARHGTNRYITIK, encoded by the exons ATGGAGAGTGGTGGCCAGTATGATAATGGGCGGTGCAAGCCTGATTACTTCAAAGGGACACCACCTTCTGTG TGGAATATGATGCCTCAGCATCAGATAAAGGAGCAACATAATGCACTCGTCATGAATAAGAAGATCATGTCCATCCTCGCCGAAAGAGACGCTGCTCTCAAAGAAAGAAACGAAGCCTTAGCTGCCAAGAAGGAAGCTTTAGCCGCTCGAGACGAAGCACTTGAGCAACGCGACAAAGCTCTCTCAGAAAGAGACAACGCCATCATGGAGAGGGAAACTGCTTTAAATGCTCTTCACTACCCTGAGAAAAACAACTTAAACTACATCCTGTCATGCGCAAAGCGTGGTGAAACTGAAAGAAGCCACCTACCGAACCCTTCCCATATATCAACTAAGCCGACCAAAAGGAAAATAGAGACCAAACAGGGAAACAAACTGGGAGAAGATCTGAACCGTCTGGCTGCTTCTCCCGGAAAGAAGTGCAGAAAAGACTGGGACGTTAACGAAGTCGGTTTAAACCTAGTCGCGTTCGATGAGACGACAATGCCTGTGCCCATGTGCACTTGCACGGGTACCGCTCGTCAGTGTTACAAATGGGGAAGCGGCGGGTGGCAATCGTCTTGCTGCACGACCACATTGTCTCAGCATCCGCTCCCACAGATGCCGAACAAGCGGCATTCTAGGATGGGCGGTAGGAAGATGAGCGGGAACGTCTTCTCCAGGCTACTTAGCCGTTTAGCTGGCCAAGGGCAGGACCTCTCCTCTCCGGTTGATCTCAAGGACTATTGGGCTAGGCACGGCACGAACCGCTACATCACTATCAAGTAG
- the LOC106357697 gene encoding protein BASIC PENTACYSTEINE5-like isoform X2: MHLNQRMESGGQYDNGRCKPDYFKGTPPSVWNMMPQHQIKEQHNALVMNKKIMSILAERDAALKERNEALAAKKEALAARDEALEQRDKALSERDNAIMERETALNALHYPEKNNLNYILSCAKRGETERSHLPNPSHISTKPTKRKIETKQGNKLGEDLNRLAASPGKKCRKDWDVNEVGLNLVAFDETTMPVPMCTCTGTARQCYKWGSGGWQSSCCTTTLSQHPLPQMPNKRHSRMGGRKMSGNVFSRLLSRLAGQGQDLSSPVDLKDYWARHGTNRYITIK; this comes from the exons ATGCACTTGAACCAGAGGATGGAGAGTGGTGGCCAGTATGATAATGGGCGGTGCAAGCCTGATTACTTCAAAGGGACACCACCTTCTGTG TGGAATATGATGCCTCAGCATCAGATAAAGGAGCAACATAATGCACTCGTCATGAATAAGAAGATCATGTCCATCCTCGCCGAAAGAGACGCTGCTCTCAAAGAAAGAAACGAAGCCTTAGCTGCCAAGAAGGAAGCTTTAGCCGCTCGAGACGAAGCACTTGAGCAACGCGACAAAGCTCTCTCAGAAAGAGACAACGCCATCATGGAGAGGGAAACTGCTTTAAATGCTCTTCACTACCCTGAGAAAAACAACTTAAACTACATCCTGTCATGCGCAAAGCGTGGTGAAACTGAAAGAAGCCACCTACCGAACCCTTCCCATATATCAACTAAGCCGACCAAAAGGAAAATAGAGACCAAACAGGGAAACAAACTGGGAGAAGATCTGAACCGTCTGGCTGCTTCTCCCGGAAAGAAGTGCAGAAAAGACTGGGACGTTAACGAAGTCGGTTTAAACCTAGTCGCGTTCGATGAGACGACAATGCCTGTGCCCATGTGCACTTGCACGGGTACCGCTCGTCAGTGTTACAAATGGGGAAGCGGCGGGTGGCAATCGTCTTGCTGCACGACCACATTGTCTCAGCATCCGCTCCCACAGATGCCGAACAAGCGGCATTCTAGGATGGGCGGTAGGAAGATGAGCGGGAACGTCTTCTCCAGGCTACTTAGCCGTTTAGCTGGCCAAGGGCAGGACCTCTCCTCTCCGGTTGATCTCAAGGACTATTGGGCTAGGCACGGCACGAACCGCTACATCACTATCAAGTAG
- the LOC106357697 gene encoding protein BASIC PENTACYSTEINE5-like isoform X1 — MTDKCRRALLLLTLATSYRVQRHKPISLLSVRSFSTSAALFSCEILYFEPSFRQTNHKLMHLNQRMESGGQYDNGRCKPDYFKGTPPSVWNMMPQHQIKEQHNALVMNKKIMSILAERDAALKERNEALAAKKEALAARDEALEQRDKALSERDNAIMERETALNALHYPEKNNLNYILSCAKRGETERSHLPNPSHISTKPTKRKIETKQGNKLGEDLNRLAASPGKKCRKDWDVNEVGLNLVAFDETTMPVPMCTCTGTARQCYKWGSGGWQSSCCTTTLSQHPLPQMPNKRHSRMGGRKMSGNVFSRLLSRLAGQGQDLSSPVDLKDYWARHGTNRYITIK; from the exons ATGACTGATAAGTGTCGTcgagctcttcttcttcttacactTGCCACCTCCTACAGAGTACAGAGACACAAACCAATCTCTCTCCTGAGCGTGAGATCTTTCTCGACTTCCGCTGCTCTTTTCTCCTGCGAAATCC TTTATTTTGAGCCTAGTTTCAGACAAACTAATCACAAGCTAATGCACTTGAACCAGAGGATGGAGAGTGGTGGCCAGTATGATAATGGGCGGTGCAAGCCTGATTACTTCAAAGGGACACCACCTTCTGTG TGGAATATGATGCCTCAGCATCAGATAAAGGAGCAACATAATGCACTCGTCATGAATAAGAAGATCATGTCCATCCTCGCCGAAAGAGACGCTGCTCTCAAAGAAAGAAACGAAGCCTTAGCTGCCAAGAAGGAAGCTTTAGCCGCTCGAGACGAAGCACTTGAGCAACGCGACAAAGCTCTCTCAGAAAGAGACAACGCCATCATGGAGAGGGAAACTGCTTTAAATGCTCTTCACTACCCTGAGAAAAACAACTTAAACTACATCCTGTCATGCGCAAAGCGTGGTGAAACTGAAAGAAGCCACCTACCGAACCCTTCCCATATATCAACTAAGCCGACCAAAAGGAAAATAGAGACCAAACAGGGAAACAAACTGGGAGAAGATCTGAACCGTCTGGCTGCTTCTCCCGGAAAGAAGTGCAGAAAAGACTGGGACGTTAACGAAGTCGGTTTAAACCTAGTCGCGTTCGATGAGACGACAATGCCTGTGCCCATGTGCACTTGCACGGGTACCGCTCGTCAGTGTTACAAATGGGGAAGCGGCGGGTGGCAATCGTCTTGCTGCACGACCACATTGTCTCAGCATCCGCTCCCACAGATGCCGAACAAGCGGCATTCTAGGATGGGCGGTAGGAAGATGAGCGGGAACGTCTTCTCCAGGCTACTTAGCCGTTTAGCTGGCCAAGGGCAGGACCTCTCCTCTCCGGTTGATCTCAAGGACTATTGGGCTAGGCACGGCACGAACCGCTACATCACTATCAAGTAG
- the LOC106406521 gene encoding V-type proton ATPase subunit c1 codes for MSTFSGDETAPFFGFLGAAAALVFSCMGAAYGTAKSGVGVASMGVMRPELVMKSIVPVVMAGVLGIYGLIIAVIISTGINPKAKSYYLFDGYAHLSSGLACGLAGLSAGMAIGIVGDAGVRANAQQPKLFVGMILILIFAEALALYGLIVGIILSSRAGQSRAE; via the exons ATGTCTACGTTCAGTGGCGATGAAACCGCTCCTTTCTTCGGCTTCCTTGGCGCTGCCGCAGCCCTCGTCTTCTCCT GCATGGGAGCTGCATATGGGACAGCCAAGAGTGGTGTTGGAGTGGCGTCTATGGGTGTGATGAGGCCTGAGTTGGTGATGAAGTCTATTGTCCCTGTTGTTATGGCTGGTGTGTTGGGTATTTACGGTTTGATTATTGCTGTTATCATCAGTACCGGGATTAACCCCAAGGCTAAATCTTACTACCTCTTCGACGGGTATGCACATCTCTCTTCTGGTCTCGCTTGTGGACTTGCTGGTCTCTCTGCTGGAATGGCCATTGGTATTGTTGGTGATGCTGGTGTCAG GGCCAATGCTCAGCAGCCAAAGCTTTTCGTTGGTATGATTCTTATCCTCATTTTCGCTGAAGCTCTGGCTCTATACGGTCTCATCGTGGGGATCATCTTGTCCTCCCGAGCTGGTCAGTCCAGAGCCGAATGA
- the LOC106404604 gene encoding B-box zinc finger protein 19 isoform X1, which produces MRILCDACENAAAIVFCAADEAALCRPCDEKVHMCNKLASRHVRVGLAEPSNAPCCDICENAPAFFYCEIDGSSLCLQCDMVVHVGGKRTHGRFLLLRQRIEFPGDRPKQNNARDNMQNQRVSASANGEANGKTDDEMIDLNANPQRVHEPSSNNQGIDVNNTNNHEPAGVGPFKRESEK; this is translated from the exons ATGCGGATTTTGTGCGATGCATGCGAGAACGCAGCCGCTATCGTCTTCTGCGCCGCCGATGAAGCTGCCCTTTGCCGCCCCTGCGATGAAAAA GTACATATGTGCAATAAGCTAGCTAGTCGGCATGTACGTGTAGGTTTAGCCGAACCAAGCAATGCCCCTTGCTGCGATATATGCGAAAATGCACCTG CCTTCTTTTACTGTGAGATAGACGGTAGTTCGCTTTGTCTGCAATGTGACATGGTAGTACATGTTGGTGGCAAGCGAACGCACGGGCGGTTTCTTTTGCTCAGACAGAGGATAGAG TTTCCAGGGGACAGGCCTAAACAAAACAACGCTAGAGACAATATGCAAAACCAAAGAGTCTCTGCAAGTGCAAACGGTGAAGCTAATGGCAAGACTGACGATGAAATGATTGATCTAAATGCTAACCCGCAGAGAGTACATGAACCATCATCAAATAACCAA GGTATCGATGTAAATAACACGAACAATCACGAGCCTGCAGGTGTTGGACCCTTTAAACGAGAGTCTGAGAAGTGA
- the LOC106404604 gene encoding B-box zinc finger protein 19 isoform X2: MCNKLASRHVRVGLAEPSNAPCCDICENAPAFFYCEIDGSSLCLQCDMVVHVGGKRTHGRFLLLRQRIEFPGDRPKQNNARDNMQNQRVSASANGEANGKTDDEMIDLNANPQRVHEPSSNNQGIDVNNTNNHEPAGVGPFKRESEK; the protein is encoded by the exons ATGTGCAATAAGCTAGCTAGTCGGCATGTACGTGTAGGTTTAGCCGAACCAAGCAATGCCCCTTGCTGCGATATATGCGAAAATGCACCTG CCTTCTTTTACTGTGAGATAGACGGTAGTTCGCTTTGTCTGCAATGTGACATGGTAGTACATGTTGGTGGCAAGCGAACGCACGGGCGGTTTCTTTTGCTCAGACAGAGGATAGAG TTTCCAGGGGACAGGCCTAAACAAAACAACGCTAGAGACAATATGCAAAACCAAAGAGTCTCTGCAAGTGCAAACGGTGAAGCTAATGGCAAGACTGACGATGAAATGATTGATCTAAATGCTAACCCGCAGAGAGTACATGAACCATCATCAAATAACCAA GGTATCGATGTAAATAACACGAACAATCACGAGCCTGCAGGTGTTGGACCCTTTAAACGAGAGTCTGAGAAGTGA
- the LOC111207118 gene encoding fructose-bisphosphate aldolase 2, chloroplastic, which translates to MASTSLLKASPVLDKSEWVKGQSVLFRQPSSASVVLPNRATSLTVRAASSYADELVKTAKTIASPGRGILAMDESNATCGKRLDSIGLENTEANRQAYRTLLVSAPGLGQYISGAILFEETLYQSTTEGKKMVDVLVEQNIVPGIKVDKGLVPLVGSNNESWCQGLDGLSSRTAAYYQQGARFAKWRTVVSIPNGPSALAVKEAAWGLARYAAISQDSGLVPIVEPEILLDGEHDIDRTYEVAEKVWAEVFFYLAQNNVMFEGILLKPSMVTPGAESKDRATPEQVAAYTLKLLRNRIPPAVPGIMFLSGGQSELEATLNLNAMNQAPNPWHVSFSYARALQNTCLKTWGGRAENVNAAQTTLLARAKANSLAQLGKYTGEGESEEAKEGMFVKGYTY; encoded by the exons ATGGCATCAACCTCACTCCTCAAGGCATCTCCAGTGCTGGACAAATCTGAGTGGGTCAAGGGCCAAAGCGTTCTCTTCCGTCAGCCTTCTTCCGCATCCGTCGTACTACCTAACCGTGCCACATCTCTCACCGTCCGTGCCGCTTCTTCCTACGCCGATGAGCTTGTCAAGACAGCG AAAACAATTGCATCTCCGGGACGTGGAATCTTGGCGATGGACGAGTCGAACGCGACTTGCGGGAAGCGTTTGGACTCGATAGGGCTAGAGAACACTGAGGCAAACCGTCAAGCGTACAGGACTTTGCTTGTCTCTGCACCAGGTCTCGGACAGTACATCTCCGGGGCAATCTTGTTCGAGGAGACTCTCTATCAGTCCACCACCGAAGGCAAGAAAATGGTCGACGTCCTCGTCGAGCAAAACATCGTCCCCGGTATCAAAGTTGACAAG GGTTTGGTGCCACTTGTTGGCTCTAACAATGAGTCATGGTGTCAAGGACTCGATGGTCTATCCTCTCGCACTGCTGCTTACTACCAACAGGGTGCTCGTTTCGCTAAATG GCGTACTGTCGTGAGCATTCCCAACGGCCCGTCTGCACTCGCTGTGAAAGAAGCTGCTTGGGGCCTTGCTCGCTACGCTGCCATTTCACAG GACAGTGGATTGGTCCCAATTGTGGAGCCAGAGATCTTGTTGGACGGAGAACACGACATTGACAGGACTTACGAAGTTGCTGAGAAGGTTTGGGCTGAGGTTTTCTTTTACCTTGCTCAGAACAATGTCATGTTTGAAGGTATCCTCCTGAAGCCGAGCATGGTGACTCCCGGAGCCGAGTCTAAAGACAGAGCTACTCCTGAACAAGTTGCCGCCTACACCCTTAAGCTCCTCCGCAACAGAATCCCTCCTGCCGTCCCCGGAATCATG TTCTTGTCCGGAGGACAGTCTGAGTTGGAGGCAACGTTGAACCTCAACGCGATGAACCAGGCACCAAACCCATGGCACGTGTCCTTCTCCTACGCACGTGCTCTCCAGAACACTTGTCTGAAAACATGGGGAGGCAGAGCTGAGAACGTGAACGCTGCTCAGACCACTCTCTTGGCTCGTGCCAAGGCCAACTCGTTGGCTCAGCTTGGAAAATACACCGGAGAAGGCGAGTCTGAAGAGGCTAAGGAGGGTATGTTCGTCAAAGGCTACACCTATTGA
- the LOC111206941 gene encoding glutathione S-transferase T3-like produces the protein MDPFNFNSPGLVNLLVSQSSQTIDLGCSEVPKPASKRKWTTKEDVVLISAWLNTSKDPIVSNEQKAGTFWKRIEEYVNASPLLIGSIPREWSQCKQRWGRVNEQVCKFVGSHEAALKEQASGQNENDVMKAAHDIFFNDYLVKFSMEHCWRELRFDQKWRSHSFSKDGAKEKRKEPAEEVPADQDVRPPGVKASKAAKRKKHTNEAAFDQIESILAAKNTISKQKILDRLLAKTEATLSPQEVCRSRVAVGGCVRVDVLLVGLGFFWYQVTGSLFDSRVVF, from the exons atGGATCCTTTTAACTTTAACTCTCCCGGGTTGGTTAACCTACTAGTCTCTCAGAGCAGTCAAACAATAGACTTAGGGTGTTCTGAGGTTCCTAAACCGGCGTCAAAGCGAAAGTGGACAACCAAAGAAGACGTTGTCTTGATcagtgcttggttgaacacCAGCAAGGATCCAATCGTGAGTAACGAGCAGAAGGCAGGCACGTTTTGGAAGCGCATAGAGGAGTATGTCAATGCTAGTCCTCTGCTCATTGGCTCCATTCCTAGGGAGTGGAGTcaatgtaagcagaggtggggaaggGTTAATGAGCAGGTCTGCAAGTTTGTTGGAAGCCATGAAGCCGCGCTGAAGGAGCAAGCGAGTGggcaaaatgagaatgatgtcaTGAAGGCTGCCCATGACATCTTCTTTAACGACTATCTTGTCAAGTTCAGTATGGAACATTGTTGGAGGGAGCTTAGGTTTGATCAAAAATGGAGATCACACTCATTCTCGAAAGATGGTGCAAAAGAGAAAAGGAAGGAACCGGCGGAGGAGGTTCCTGCGGACCAAGATGTTAGGCCTCCTGGCGTTAAGGCTAGCAAAGCAGCCAAACGCAAGAAGCACACGAATGAAGCAGCTTTTGATCAGATAGAGAGCATATTAGCTGCGAAAAATACTATATCCAAACAGAAAATCCTTGATCGCTTGCTAGCAAAAACTGAAGCTACACTTTCTCCACAAGAA GtttgcaggtcacgggttgcGGTAGGTGGATGCGTGCGTGTGGACGTGTTGTTAGTAGGTCTCGGCTTCTTTTGGTATCAGGTCACGGGTTCTCTGTTTGATTCACGG GTTGTGTTTTGA
- the LOC111204698 gene encoding uncharacterized protein LOC111204698 → MSERQDTGDVSLSVKHEEEDVSPESLAWADSCIISFPDDSDNYDWGTFRDALTEIIDIHPQIFVPSSTETTTGVRSRDEVMTEAESVQIPQAADRSEQVSEIVSLLNFESDPWKNSLPDHYFPAENRTTNGPVDKHTTGNESIEEDGSVSNVEADEEPESETPQVVKDDFMSSSYVEDNKADEVDVLEDLGNLTPQEIFKVWDLKIVGEDDDEEDGLGLQVKKAFDEFSTV, encoded by the coding sequence ATGTCTGAACGACAAGACACAGGAGATGTTTCTCTTTCCGTCAAACACGAGGAAGAAGATGTTTCACCTGAATCTTTAGCTTGGGCTGATTCCTGCATCATCAGCTTCCCTGACGATTCCGACAACTATGACTGGGGAACGTTTAGAGATGCTTTAACAGAAATCATTGATATCCATCCACAGATCTTTGTTCCTTCATCTACAGAAACAACAACAGGTGTTCGGTCTCGAGACGAGGTTATGACTGAAGCCGAGTCAGTTCAGATACCACAAGCTGCTGACAGGAGTGAACAAGTCAGCGAGATTGTCTCTTTGCTAAACTTTGAATCAGACCCGTGGAAGAACTCTTTGCCAGATCATTACTTTCCGGCAGAGAACAGAACAACCAATGGACCAGTGGACAAGCATACCACAGGTAATGAAAGTATAGAAGAGGATGGTTCTGTGAGCAATGTAGAAGCAGATGAAGAACCAGAGTCAGAAACGCCTCAAGTCGTCAAGGATGATTTCATGAGCAGCAGTTACGTTGAAGACAACAAAGCTGACGAAGTTGATGTTTTGGAGGATCTGGGTAATCTTACTCCACAAGAGATTTTCAAGGTGTGGGATCTTAAGATCGTGGGagaggatgatgatgaggaagatggGTTGGGACTACAAGTGAAGAAAGCATTCGATGAGTTTTCCACGGTCTAG